The following proteins come from a genomic window of Candidatus Thiodiazotropha sp. CDECU1:
- a CDS encoding tetratricopeptide repeat protein — MKTNLNFQFSIYRFSLLFFISLTLILVSACADKQESKQKYFDRGMELFDQGNFTKARLEFKNVLQIDPKDADAYFMFGQIEEKDENWSKAYALFLRATELDPMHVDAQVHLGTIFALAGETEKALTAADKALEVKPTDASAMVLKGFVKAKMGEKDAAISDVLTVIESDSSNVEASSLLAALYADQGEMERAINIAEESLEQHADRAASYLLLARLYAQADKHDRVVKVLSDLIRTKPDDLQNRLHLVTYLQKQGENAKAVEVLQQAIVDLPDKMDAKLALIALHKNQGAMDQAEALLEQYANDDPEQTGLKLELARHYLAGGRKDEANKALGDVIELAGPGEDGLTAKSLMASILIKEKSFGEAGALLEEVLEADPKFKDALLIRAGLALVSDDPDKGIADLRTLLAEHPIYVKAHRLKARAHLKKGEIELARQSLEDAIKIQPEEAAANFELVQLLINTREFDDAVEVLQKLRRFAPADLKVLQALAMVQEKLKHWAELGKVADTLVSKHPDNPLGYYYRGVSHLNRNMAVSSLEDFEQVLELKPNSIEALVGLAKGLFTLKKPNDALQRIEKVVKANPEHFTALNLKGEVLLSQQRWEPAEEAFNQARGLSPQWAAPYRNLVKLNILKGDRDGAMGLLKEGFAKTGDPVLGVDLAINHTRAERMQDAVEVYEQILEKHPRHLLASNNLAMLLLKDQVDQGGLDKALQLVEGFELSENPIILDTLGWVHIKRGEIDRALPILQRAARKGSGLPDIDYHLGIAYYQQGKMESAKQHISTALAAEKPFDGIEDAKALLSKIQ, encoded by the coding sequence ATGAAGACCAATCTGAACTTTCAGTTCTCAATCTATAGATTCTCTCTTTTGTTTTTCATCAGTTTAACGTTGATCCTTGTTTCCGCCTGTGCGGACAAGCAGGAGAGCAAACAAAAATATTTCGATCGAGGCATGGAGCTGTTTGACCAGGGTAACTTCACCAAGGCGCGCCTGGAATTCAAGAATGTGTTGCAGATCGATCCGAAGGATGCCGATGCCTATTTCATGTTCGGGCAGATTGAGGAGAAGGATGAGAATTGGTCCAAGGCCTATGCGCTCTTTTTGCGGGCCACTGAACTCGATCCCATGCATGTGGATGCACAGGTGCATCTTGGCACCATCTTCGCTTTGGCCGGCGAAACCGAGAAGGCCCTCACTGCCGCCGACAAGGCACTGGAGGTTAAACCCACCGATGCCTCTGCAATGGTGCTGAAGGGTTTTGTCAAGGCAAAGATGGGGGAGAAAGACGCCGCCATCAGTGATGTCCTTACTGTCATCGAGTCGGATTCGAGCAATGTGGAGGCCTCCTCGCTGCTCGCAGCGCTGTATGCGGATCAGGGTGAGATGGAGCGTGCGATTAACATCGCTGAGGAATCCCTGGAACAGCATGCCGATAGGGCTGCCTCTTACCTGCTGCTCGCACGTCTCTATGCCCAAGCCGACAAGCACGACCGGGTGGTGAAGGTCCTCTCTGATCTGATAAGGACCAAGCCTGACGATCTGCAAAACCGGCTGCACCTTGTGACATATCTGCAAAAGCAGGGGGAGAACGCAAAGGCTGTGGAAGTCCTGCAGCAGGCGATTGTGGATCTGCCTGACAAGATGGATGCAAAGCTTGCCCTGATCGCCCTGCATAAAAATCAGGGAGCCATGGATCAGGCAGAGGCCCTCCTGGAGCAGTATGCCAACGATGACCCGGAGCAAACCGGACTGAAACTCGAACTGGCGAGACACTACCTGGCCGGGGGTCGCAAGGATGAAGCGAACAAGGCCCTTGGGGATGTCATTGAACTGGCAGGTCCTGGGGAGGATGGGCTTACTGCCAAGTCCCTGATGGCGAGCATCCTGATCAAGGAGAAGTCCTTCGGAGAAGCGGGAGCCTTGTTGGAAGAGGTCCTGGAGGCCGATCCCAAATTCAAGGATGCCCTGTTGATTCGGGCCGGTTTGGCCCTCGTGAGTGACGACCCCGACAAGGGGATTGCGGATCTGCGCACCCTGTTGGCGGAGCACCCCATCTATGTCAAGGCGCATCGACTGAAGGCCCGGGCCCATCTGAAGAAGGGGGAGATAGAGCTGGCGCGCCAGAGCCTCGAGGATGCGATCAAGATCCAGCCGGAAGAGGCGGCAGCCAATTTCGAATTGGTGCAGTTGCTGATCAACACCCGGGAGTTCGATGACGCGGTTGAGGTATTGCAGAAGCTACGCCGCTTCGCCCCCGCTGATCTCAAGGTGCTGCAAGCCCTTGCGATGGTCCAGGAAAAGCTCAAGCATTGGGCCGAATTGGGGAAGGTCGCCGACACATTGGTAAGCAAACACCCTGACAATCCCCTTGGTTACTACTACCGGGGGGTATCCCACTTGAACCGCAACATGGCTGTCTCAAGTCTCGAGGATTTTGAGCAGGTGCTCGAATTGAAGCCCAACTCCATCGAGGCCCTGGTTGGATTGGCCAAGGGGCTGTTCACTTTGAAGAAGCCGAACGATGCCTTGCAGCGGATCGAGAAGGTGGTGAAAGCCAATCCCGAACACTTTACCGCCTTGAATCTCAAAGGTGAGGTGCTTCTGTCTCAGCAGCGGTGGGAACCGGCTGAGGAGGCCTTCAATCAGGCCCGGGGCCTAAGCCCCCAATGGGCGGCACCCTATCGAAACCTGGTAAAACTCAACATCCTCAAGGGTGACCGGGATGGTGCCATGGGATTGTTGAAAGAGGGCTTTGCAAAGACGGGAGACCCGGTACTGGGGGTCGATCTGGCTATTAACCACACCCGTGCCGAGCGCATGCAAGATGCCGTTGAGGTCTATGAACAGATCCTGGAAAAACACCCTAGGCATCTGCTGGCCTCCAACAATCTGGCCATGCTTCTACTCAAGGACCAAGTGGACCAGGGGGGATTGGACAAGGCGTTGCAGTTGGTTGAAGGCTTCGAGTTGTCTGAGAATCCCATCATTCTGGATACCCTGGGGTGGGTGCATATCAAGCGGGGCGAGATCGACAGGGCGCTGCCGATCCTGCAGCGGGCGGCAAGAAAAGGCTCAGGGCTCCCGGACATCGATTATCACCTCGGGATCGCCTATTACCAACAGGGCAAGATGGAGAGTGCCAAGCAGCATATCAGCACCGCATTGGCTGCAGAGAAGCCCTTTGATGGCATCGAGGATGCCAAGGCCCTGCTGTCGAAGATTCAATAA
- the xrtD gene encoding VPLPA-CTERM-specific exosortase XrtD, whose protein sequence is MIGISAILLIYGFWGGIIDMLDRWGNKEEYGYAYFLPFIAVYLIWQRRDRLVAAEFSPSWFGVVIVLVAGCLFFIGEIATTFTLIQYALVLIVMGLAYALLGWQAFKIISGPLLLLFFIVPLPPFIYNNLSGKLQLISSQLGVEVIRWFGISVYLEGNVIDLGDYKLQVVEACNGLRYLFPLVSLAFLAAYLYRVEFWKRVVVFLSSIPITVLMNSFRIGVIGVLVENWGQKQADGFLHYFEGWVIFMACLLILLMEMALLARIGRPKRRLRDVFGLEMPKALPKGMEYRTRPVSPVHYAILASVALIAVSSLYVQTQQEILPERQVFSGFPMQIGNWRGDEDRLEEIYLKSLKLDDYLIGNYADSLGSVVNFYIAYYASQQAGSAAHSPRSCIPGGGWEIERVTQVDVPELQINGTPLNVNRLVIKRGEFKQLVYYWFQQRGRVITNEWLVKWYLFLDGLTKHRTDGALVRLSTSIGMGEEWADGDKRLMEFAEKVVPLLDDYIPN, encoded by the coding sequence ATGATCGGCATTTCCGCCATACTCTTAATCTACGGATTCTGGGGCGGCATTATCGATATGCTCGACCGCTGGGGCAACAAGGAGGAGTATGGCTATGCCTATTTTCTGCCCTTCATCGCAGTGTATCTAATCTGGCAACGGCGAGATCGTCTAGTAGCAGCAGAGTTTAGCCCATCCTGGTTTGGTGTGGTTATTGTACTAGTGGCAGGCTGTCTCTTCTTTATAGGGGAAATTGCAACCACTTTTACCCTGATACAGTATGCCCTCGTTCTTATTGTCATGGGCTTGGCCTATGCGCTCTTGGGTTGGCAAGCATTTAAGATTATCTCCGGACCGCTTTTGTTGCTTTTTTTCATTGTTCCCCTCCCACCCTTTATCTACAACAATCTCTCAGGAAAGCTGCAACTCATCTCTTCCCAGCTGGGTGTTGAGGTCATTCGGTGGTTTGGTATCAGTGTCTACCTTGAAGGAAATGTGATTGATTTGGGCGACTACAAGCTCCAAGTCGTTGAAGCATGTAATGGGCTGCGTTATCTCTTTCCCTTGGTCAGTCTGGCCTTTCTTGCTGCCTATCTCTATCGGGTTGAGTTCTGGAAACGGGTGGTGGTTTTTCTCTCCAGTATTCCTATCACTGTGTTGATGAACAGTTTCCGTATCGGGGTGATCGGTGTGTTGGTGGAAAACTGGGGACAGAAGCAGGCCGATGGCTTTCTGCACTATTTCGAGGGCTGGGTCATTTTTATGGCCTGCCTCCTGATCCTGTTAATGGAGATGGCGTTGCTGGCCAGGATCGGCAGACCCAAGCGGCGTCTCAGGGACGTATTTGGGTTGGAGATGCCGAAGGCACTGCCAAAAGGAATGGAGTATCGCACCCGTCCTGTTTCCCCCGTCCACTATGCAATCCTTGCCTCGGTTGCATTGATTGCTGTGAGCTCTCTCTATGTGCAGACCCAGCAGGAGATTCTGCCCGAGCGTCAGGTCTTCAGTGGCTTTCCCATGCAGATCGGCAATTGGCGGGGAGATGAGGATAGGCTGGAGGAGATCTATCTGAAATCCTTGAAGCTGGACGACTACCTGATCGGTAATTATGCCGATTCATTGGGGTCGGTGGTGAACTTCTACATCGCTTACTATGCCTCCCAGCAGGCAGGTTCCGCTGCCCATAGCCCCCGTTCCTGTATCCCCGGTGGGGGATGGGAGATTGAGCGGGTGACCCAGGTCGATGTGCCTGAATTACAGATCAACGGAACACCACTGAATGTCAATCGCCTGGTCATTAAGCGTGGCGAATTCAAGCAATTGGTCTACTACTGGTTTCAACAGCGCGGGCGTGTGATTACCAATGAATGGCTGGTAAAGTGGTATCTTTTTCTCGATGGTCTGACCAAGCATCGAACCGATGGCGCTTTGGTCAGATTATCCACATCGATTGGTATGGGTGAGGAGTGGGCGGATGGCGATAAGCGTCTGATGGAATTTGCCGAGAAGGTTGTACCCCTACTGGATGACTATATCCCCAACTGA
- a CDS encoding sulfotransferase family protein yields the protein MKSNLFIVGCVKGGTTWLFRELTKMSAFVGLECKEPHYFCGTPPSRLHYKVISDFNQYQRLVNDADKKRKKGSYIVDASATYLTAQKAPERIFNYNKEAKIIILLRNPIYRAFSQYLMDVREGVADSNKSFIDTYISDKTVHRRSIPFSRLYYELGLYSTGIMAYRNLFGSDVGVFAFSDLVTNPAGFINDVWEFLGVEGDLNEVNFKGENSFAVPRNKAVMRILGNDYIRKLSIYLAPMGVRRIVKERFLIKKDLEKPVLSEVDYDTVEKDYEEELDQLKSVLGISLYKKVMRKI from the coding sequence ATGAAATCGAATCTCTTTATAGTGGGGTGCGTTAAGGGGGGTACAACATGGCTTTTTAGAGAATTGACAAAAATGAGCGCATTCGTTGGACTAGAGTGTAAGGAACCGCATTATTTTTGTGGGACGCCGCCTTCTAGATTGCATTACAAAGTCATTAGCGACTTTAATCAATATCAACGTTTGGTCAATGATGCCGATAAGAAGAGAAAGAAAGGTAGTTATATAGTAGACGCAAGTGCGACATATTTGACGGCGCAAAAGGCACCGGAGAGAATTTTTAATTATAATAAGGAAGCGAAAATTATCATTTTGCTTCGCAATCCAATATATAGAGCATTCTCGCAATATCTGATGGATGTTAGAGAAGGAGTGGCGGATAGTAATAAATCATTTATAGATACATACATTTCTGATAAAACCGTTCATAGACGCAGCATCCCATTCAGTAGGTTGTATTATGAATTGGGTCTGTACTCGACCGGTATAATGGCATACCGCAATTTATTTGGCTCTGATGTAGGCGTGTTCGCGTTTTCTGATTTAGTAACTAACCCAGCCGGGTTTATAAATGATGTTTGGGAGTTTTTGGGAGTAGAGGGTGATTTGAATGAGGTTAATTTTAAAGGAGAAAATTCTTTTGCGGTACCAAGGAATAAAGCTGTAATGCGAATATTGGGTAACGATTACATTAGAAAGTTATCTATTTACTTGGCTCCAATGGGTGTTAGAAGGATAGTAAAAGAGCGTTTTTTGATAAAAAAAGATCTTGAAAAGCCAGTACTGTCCGAAGTGGATTATGATACTGTCGAAAAAGATTATGAAGAAGAGCTTGACCAGTTGAAGAGTGTATTAGGAATTTCTCTTTATAAGAAGGTGATGCGTAAGATATAA
- a CDS encoding serine O-acetyltransferase: MLSEIKADLNRYIGRDRGIISFIGVLLFETGFQCTLFYRVSFELARMVRAKTWLRKPYNYFMRFFFNCEISLDSVIGGGLYLPHPLGIVIGGNSRVGLNCTIYQMVTLGRLDLLVPEYPTIGNNVTICKGASVLGAVVVGEGSTINLDRKVFVKE; encoded by the coding sequence ATGCTATCTGAAATAAAAGCAGATCTAAATCGTTATATTGGGAGAGATCGTGGAATTATATCTTTCATCGGTGTGCTTTTATTTGAAACTGGATTTCAGTGTACGTTGTTTTATAGAGTTTCTTTTGAATTGGCAAGGATGGTTCGTGCCAAGACATGGTTAAGAAAACCTTATAATTATTTTATGAGGTTTTTTTTTAATTGTGAGATAAGTTTAGATAGTGTCATCGGTGGTGGCTTGTATTTACCGCATCCATTGGGAATTGTTATAGGTGGAAACTCTAGAGTCGGATTAAACTGCACAATTTATCAGATGGTTACATTGGGGCGTTTAGATTTGTTGGTACCTGAATATCCGACGATCGGTAATAATGTAACGATATGTAAAGGCGCCAGTGTACTTGGGGCTGTAGTTGTCGGGGAAGGGTCAACAATTAATTTGGATAGAAAAGTATTTGTTAAAGAATGA
- a CDS encoding glycosyltransferase family 4 protein: MSILVTSEAFGGGIESHINSLSECSFWNRCSFLLLKRDDQSLIYESSEDVSKYYKKKLTKIGLVNKILYVYWLIKEVNKNRENIKIIHVHGTIAFYAIAIICKVFKCNKAIYTLVTLHGGVLHKVGIERYVHFLFIKYFQKEISKFVCVSDYDKSLHHQVGIDLKKCVVIENAINPVFFVEDISASERAVRNDARKVIKILSTLYPTKGVSEFFMLLKRTKCLDPSLHAVEIGGDGPCYSGLLKMVTKSDYLSSLVSFKGHVFNAKEYIESADVMIFPSTAETFCLAIREALCLDKVCVCNNGGWIGESERKRVVLYENSNSESFRRAMNLAMKLVKTTMRDDDGKYRTLQNKNYEMFIAKMEKLYDAI; encoded by the coding sequence ATGTCTATTTTGGTTACATCAGAGGCATTTGGTGGCGGTATAGAGTCACACATTAATTCACTTTCTGAGTGCTCCTTTTGGAACCGCTGTTCATTTCTATTATTGAAGCGGGACGATCAATCATTAATTTATGAGTCAAGTGAGGATGTTTCAAAATATTATAAAAAAAAGCTCACTAAGATAGGGCTCGTAAATAAAATATTATATGTTTATTGGTTAATCAAGGAAGTGAATAAAAATAGGGAAAATATTAAAATTATACATGTTCACGGAACCATCGCATTTTATGCCATCGCGATTATTTGTAAGGTATTTAAATGTAACAAAGCGATTTATACATTGGTAACATTGCATGGCGGGGTTTTACATAAAGTAGGTATTGAGCGTTATGTTCATTTTCTTTTTATCAAATACTTTCAAAAAGAGATTTCCAAGTTTGTATGTGTCTCAGACTATGATAAAAGTTTGCACCATCAGGTAGGTATAGATTTGAAAAAATGTGTTGTTATAGAAAATGCAATAAATCCAGTATTTTTTGTAGAGGATATTTCTGCTAGTGAGCGTGCTGTACGAAATGATGCAAGAAAGGTCATAAAGATATTATCTACTTTGTATCCCACAAAAGGAGTTAGTGAATTCTTTATGCTTCTAAAACGCACAAAATGTCTTGATCCGTCTTTGCATGCTGTTGAAATCGGAGGCGACGGGCCATGCTACAGTGGTTTGCTTAAAATGGTTACGAAGTCAGACTACCTATCAAGTTTAGTGTCATTTAAAGGCCATGTATTCAATGCCAAAGAATACATAGAGTCAGCAGATGTAATGATCTTTCCTTCTACAGCAGAAACATTTTGCCTTGCTATCCGTGAGGCGTTGTGCCTTGATAAAGTTTGTGTATGCAATAATGGAGGATGGATTGGAGAAAGTGAAAGAAAAAGGGTGGTTCTGTATGAGAATAGTAACAGTGAGTCTTTTCGAAGAGCAATGAATTTAGCGATGAAGTTGGTTAAAACAACTATGCGCGACGATGATGGAAAGTATAGAACGCTTCAAAACAAAAACTATGAAATGTTCATAGCTAAGATGGAAAAATTATACGATGCTATCTGA
- a CDS encoding glycosyltransferase family 4 protein yields MKNDVIAVLYLFQFGEWFGGVNASLEAFMSQKNNNLHIYNIFFESGDAIARFKPYAKNQEIIKPTDDFISAKRTSTSVLSSARILFSNIHLLKKIINYIERNKIDVVHSNNLKTVLIACAIKPFVNVKIVSHIRSASPLGIRGKFIEVMSDKIISVSSAAQKKSFGRIILPHKHCILHNGRNPESFAKLKKIYDLSNRKYNVIFVGALVKWKRPHLFLQIAQSLSRKRSDICFHVFGDYGFGEEDYKEELEKMKDALSPEVVKMHGYVKNIYDYMLSSDVLVVTSDSEPLGGTLIEAMFCGLPVIAHNSGGNCEIITNMKTGILVGVAEPEYFVDAIEKIIDDSEFHDKLRKQSLKISPKRFDIKIKAEQLFNVYKSVIQ; encoded by the coding sequence ATGAAAAATGACGTCATAGCAGTACTGTATTTGTTTCAATTTGGTGAATGGTTTGGTGGTGTTAACGCTTCACTAGAAGCATTTATGAGCCAGAAAAATAATAATTTACATATTTATAATATTTTTTTTGAATCGGGTGACGCTATTGCACGTTTTAAACCTTACGCAAAAAATCAAGAAATTATTAAACCAACTGATGACTTTATTTCTGCCAAGCGGACGTCGACCTCTGTCTTATCTTCGGCGCGAATTTTATTTAGTAATATTCATTTACTAAAGAAAATAATAAATTATATTGAAAGAAACAAGATTGATGTGGTGCATTCTAATAATCTTAAGACAGTTTTGATAGCTTGTGCAATTAAACCGTTTGTGAATGTAAAAATTGTTTCACATATACGTAGTGCTAGTCCTTTGGGCATTAGAGGTAAGTTCATTGAAGTGATGAGTGACAAAATAATAAGTGTATCAAGTGCAGCTCAGAAAAAGAGCTTTGGAAGGATTATACTTCCGCACAAGCATTGTATCCTTCACAATGGAAGAAACCCTGAGTCATTTGCAAAGTTAAAAAAAATTTATGATTTATCGAACCGAAAATACAATGTAATATTTGTCGGCGCACTAGTTAAATGGAAGCGGCCTCACTTATTCCTTCAGATCGCGCAGTCGCTAAGCAGAAAAAGATCTGACATATGCTTCCATGTTTTTGGAGACTATGGGTTTGGTGAAGAAGACTATAAGGAGGAGTTAGAGAAAATGAAGGATGCATTGTCGCCTGAAGTTGTAAAAATGCACGGTTACGTAAAAAACATTTATGATTACATGTTGTCGTCTGATGTGCTGGTTGTGACTTCTGATTCAGAACCTTTAGGAGGGACATTAATTGAAGCGATGTTCTGTGGTCTACCGGTTATAGCTCACAATAGCGGAGGTAATTGCGAAATTATAACTAATATGAAAACAGGTATTTTAGTTGGAGTTGCTGAACCTGAGTATTTTGTCGATGCTATAGAAAAAATTATTGACGATTCGGAATTTCACGATAAATTGAGAAAACAATCTTTGAAAATATCTCCGAAGCGCTTTGATATAAAGATAAAAGCAGAGCAACTCTTCAATGTTTACAAAAGTGTGATTCAATAG
- a CDS encoding O-antigen ligase family protein — translation MSTFILSIALLTGGISWVPIIVYWGINIDVDNLGRLFTIAMLPLLIFQNGFKIRIDSILIVLFLWVVWTAVLMNARTGTDGIEIIRMWLVETVFAYTILNCNIKSIISLKVISILSVFVLSLVFVSSAYFAGIDLIGDTLNYILTQDRSHFLYYTLKSTFNAFSPFVTDIDEYNSAVINKLAASYSLLYTVLLFMPKSNSSIINKMNTVAIGLSTVFILLLFSTSSVLMFLFSTLIYAKLRLKQNKLGVIIIMAIIGFVLTSIIIVFAGSDIVDYILYQLDSDIGSRQGRILQYTGALRYIQQSPIFGIGYVTFDGSAVHNWLLFSWIAGGIVSVLLSIIVYFLITAKVVSIKNKISKYEKYNFDLIYLLTALSFIFFVRTMVGGAGGVASGAGMFALAIFLLLSKTGYVFKSNNTQARASS, via the coding sequence TTGAGTACTTTTATTTTATCCATTGCACTGTTAACGGGAGGTATTAGCTGGGTACCAATTATTGTGTATTGGGGTATAAATATTGATGTTGATAATCTAGGGCGATTATTTACGATCGCAATGTTGCCATTACTAATTTTTCAAAATGGTTTCAAAATACGTATAGATTCTATATTAATAGTGCTATTTTTGTGGGTCGTTTGGACAGCTGTTCTAATGAATGCACGCACGGGTACAGATGGCATAGAGATAATAAGGATGTGGCTTGTTGAAACTGTGTTTGCATACACAATACTAAACTGTAATATTAAATCAATTATTTCATTGAAGGTGATATCGATATTGAGTGTTTTTGTTCTATCACTTGTCTTTGTTAGTTCTGCTTATTTCGCAGGAATAGATCTAATAGGTGATACGCTTAACTATATATTAACGCAAGATAGATCACATTTCTTATACTATACACTTAAGAGTACATTCAATGCATTTTCTCCTTTTGTGACAGATATTGATGAATACAACAGTGCTGTAATCAATAAACTGGCTGCATCGTATTCATTACTTTACACTGTTCTATTATTTATGCCGAAATCTAATTCGTCGATAATCAATAAAATGAACACTGTTGCAATAGGCTTGTCAACAGTGTTTATACTCTTATTATTTTCAACCTCAAGTGTATTGATGTTCCTATTTTCTACGCTGATATATGCAAAGCTTAGATTAAAACAAAATAAATTGGGCGTGATTATAATAATGGCAATCATTGGGTTTGTGTTGACTAGTATCATTATTGTATTTGCGGGTAGTGATATCGTAGATTACATACTGTATCAGCTTGATTCTGATATAGGTAGCCGCCAAGGAAGAATTTTGCAATATACTGGTGCTTTGAGATATATCCAACAGTCTCCAATATTTGGTATCGGATACGTAACATTTGACGGCAGTGCCGTGCATAATTGGCTACTATTTTCGTGGATAGCAGGTGGTATTGTGTCAGTACTGTTATCAATTATTGTGTACTTTTTAATTACAGCGAAAGTTGTATCGATCAAAAATAAAATATCTAAATATGAAAAGTATAATTTTGATCTTATTTATTTATTAACAGCATTATCATTTATATTTTTCGTCAGGACAATGGTTGGTGGGGCAGGTGGCGTGGCTAGTGGTGCGGGTATGTTTGCACTCGCTATATTTCTGCTTCTTTCAAAAACAGGATATGTTTTCAAGTCAAATAACACTCAAGCAAGAGCATCATCGTGA
- a CDS encoding glycosyl hydrolase family 28-related protein, with the protein MFAKSLIRASVLYLTFIINVIHADYLPEGTYYEEGNHKRVLNIRKAPFFAKGDGKTDDTKAFIHAYDFILNEIDKNGWIKGKPSSSTSSYIIYVPNGHYLISDTIIYSGNLRLYDLREYRRNNQVNHKFPGVSEAVVWIRIQGEDKNRTIIKLKDYANGFAEANTKPAISFGKTEFNNLTARNKISDLSIHIGKGNPGAIGLLFAGANNAFMSELNIVSEDLKGNSGVVLPIPPSMGWHNDISIEGFDYGIRLSAYHASHNSFEDIKLNNQNIAAVYLENGSASFEHLLIRSRNSAAILQNNSKSLMTISNSNLICSGACRVGINSINGQMLIKDTNIHGYELPVDTKHAKSDSTHISTMTINENSDILKTNEVLPFMIGKTPPIIFKSNNSSDWISPDTFSYDKEGNLSNANKLQLAVNSGKPIVYLPFSEYVLDSPVHIPCSVKRISGLYSTIKISKKFIGNAALIVSEECTEPLTIEEIDYAGKGTFIGHSSKRALYLRALTTQQRLYENLNSETRKELYLSNVNGWGKSKLSCINENVWARFINTESPGKYNFYLDDCHLWLLGFKTEKLNTNYILRNGSVLKILGGVVNQFDNTRKKGAMSELPLIDSSDSEFSVTLVSTGPKKKSHGFSIFAAVKNGKNNYKILWDEFSKREKAWRQIIVPLYQYKNSEN; encoded by the coding sequence ATGTTTGCGAAATCATTAATAAGAGCTAGTGTTCTGTATTTAACATTTATAATAAATGTAATTCATGCGGATTATTTACCGGAAGGTACCTATTATGAAGAAGGTAATCATAAGCGCGTCCTCAATATACGAAAGGCACCATTTTTCGCGAAGGGCGATGGCAAGACAGATGATACAAAAGCATTCATCCATGCATACGATTTTATATTGAATGAGATCGATAAAAACGGGTGGATTAAGGGAAAGCCTTCATCGTCTACTTCTTCATATATAATCTATGTTCCTAATGGTCATTATCTGATTTCAGATACAATTATCTACTCTGGTAATCTCCGTTTATATGACCTGAGAGAGTATAGGAGGAATAATCAAGTAAATCATAAGTTTCCAGGTGTTTCTGAGGCAGTAGTGTGGATTAGAATACAAGGTGAGGACAAAAATAGAACTATAATAAAATTGAAGGATTACGCAAATGGGTTTGCTGAAGCCAATACCAAACCAGCCATATCATTTGGGAAAACCGAGTTTAATAATTTAACGGCTCGGAATAAGATATCTGATCTAAGTATCCATATAGGAAAGGGTAATCCTGGTGCTATAGGACTTCTCTTTGCCGGTGCAAACAATGCATTTATGAGCGAGTTAAATATTGTAAGTGAAGACTTAAAGGGTAATAGTGGAGTAGTGCTTCCTATACCGCCTTCAATGGGATGGCATAATGATATTTCAATAGAAGGATTTGATTATGGAATACGCTTATCAGCATACCACGCAAGTCACAATAGCTTCGAAGATATTAAGTTAAACAATCAAAATATTGCAGCTGTTTATCTTGAGAATGGATCTGCTTCATTTGAACATCTTTTAATTAGGAGCAGAAACTCGGCAGCAATTCTCCAAAATAATTCAAAAAGTCTTATGACTATAAGTAATTCCAACCTTATATGTAGTGGTGCCTGTCGAGTTGGTATAAATAGCATTAACGGTCAAATGCTGATAAAGGATACAAATATCCATGGATATGAACTACCCGTTGATACTAAACATGCCAAGTCTGATAGTACTCATATTTCAACAATGACGATAAATGAGAATAGTGATATTCTAAAAACGAATGAAGTTTTGCCATTTATGATAGGGAAAACACCCCCCATAATATTTAAGTCAAATAATAGCAGTGACTGGATAAGTCCTGATACATTCAGTTATGACAAAGAAGGAAATTTGTCTAATGCAAACAAATTACAATTAGCAGTGAATTCTGGAAAGCCCATAGTCTACTTACCATTTTCAGAATATGTTTTAGATTCACCTGTTCATATCCCCTGCAGTGTAAAAAGGATTTCAGGACTATATTCAACAATAAAGATTAGCAAAAAATTTATTGGAAATGCTGCACTAATAGTGTCAGAAGAATGCACAGAACCATTGACAATTGAGGAGATAGATTACGCTGGCAAGGGTACTTTTATTGGACATAGTTCTAAAAGAGCTCTGTACTTACGCGCTCTAACAACACAACAACGTCTTTACGAGAATCTAAATTCAGAAACTAGAAAAGAACTATATCTTAGCAATGTTAATGGTTGGGGAAAATCAAAGCTCTCATGTATCAATGAAAATGTATGGGCTAGGTTTATCAATACAGAGTCGCCTGGGAAGTATAATTTTTATTTAGATGATTGCCATTTGTGGCTCCTAGGTTTTAAAACAGAAAAATTAAATACAAATTACATTCTAAGAAATGGATCTGTACTAAAGATACTTGGTGGTGTGGTTAATCAATTTGATAACACAAGGAAAAAAGGAGCTATGTCAGAGTTACCATTGATTGACAGCTCAGATTCTGAATTTTCTGTGACGTTGGTAAGCACTGGACCCAAAAAGAAATCACATGGTTTTAGTATATTTGCGGCAGTAAAAAATGGGAAAAATAATTATAAGATACTGTGGGATGAGTTTTCTAAAAGGGAGAAGGCCTGGCGGCAAATAATAGTACCTCTATATCAATATAAGAATTCTGAAAATTAG